A genomic region of Acidiphilium multivorum AIU301 contains the following coding sequences:
- the cobN gene encoding cobaltochelatase subunit CobN: MHVIFRESHGLEETETPQDLGQDPADLVVLSFSDSDLGAFAAGWHRAREAGSTLPTLRLANLVALRHPLSVDTYAERTLAGAKAMLVRLIGGEAYWSYGLSTLRDLSQRQGLALAVLPADGREDPALDAYSTLPVSTLRRLSALCDAGGAVAAQAALAQLSLAAGLYAGPVAGAKTMPEVGLYLPGRGVVAALPEDPRPAAAVTFYRAYLTAADLGAIDALIGALEAEGFAAYGLFAPSLKAPSAAPLVSELLAAHPPAVIVNATAFSAQGAEGRSPLDGPGAPVFQVALSTAQRRDWAGSDRGLSPADLAMHVVLPEVDGRLFAGAVSFKAATPRDDALQYSRFVHRAEPEQVARAAARVGGWQRLAATPAAERELALILSTYPGRAHQMAHAVGLDALASAEAILSDLAAAGYVTGPEAGLAARLGAETLAWPLADYRVALTTLPEALREQLNEAWGAPEEDPAVRDGVFHFAAFALGRMLVALQPERGHRAGREASYHDLASTPRHAYVAFYLWLRARRLAALVHIGAHGTLEWLPGKSVALSADCWPEALTGAMPVIYPFIVNDPGEAAQAKRRLGAVTLGHLPPPLVGSTLPEGLARLESLLDEYSTAEGLDPARRSRLVAAIREEARAQGVEDDLALPPGASAAEAITRIDRFVCDLKESRFGEGLHVFGRGACGIEERTGLLAALDGRRVASGPSGSPARGRSDVLPTGRNLFAVDPRAVPTRAAHAQGVKLAEELIRRHLQDQGDWPRGLIVDLWGSATMRTAGEDFAMALHLAGLAPVWDEGSTRVSGFEVIPPALLGRPRIDVTLRVSGLFRDIFPGLAQLFEAGAAALADREEDPAENPYAALSPRVFGPKPGAYGLGIAADPIDFSDAARAAAGEAWLAASAWAIGADGASREARSALEARVGTADAFVHSQDLPETDLLLAEDFAAHEAGIAAAAARLGRPAPALYHLDATNPEAPRARALSEEIARVMRARAANPAWAEGMMRHGFRGGAEIAATLDHLAAFAHLARAVPPHLFDLYHEATLGRIEVAEFLARENPAALARMNETFAALRDAGLWITQRNSIAAALEGRA, translated from the coding sequence GTGCATGTCATCTTCCGCGAGAGTCATGGACTAGAGGAGACCGAGACCCCGCAAGATCTCGGCCAGGATCCGGCCGATCTTGTGGTGCTCTCGTTTTCCGACAGTGACCTTGGCGCCTTCGCGGCGGGCTGGCACCGCGCGCGGGAGGCGGGTAGCACCCTTCCCACGCTACGACTCGCCAACCTAGTGGCGCTGCGCCATCCGTTGTCGGTTGACACCTATGCCGAGCGTACCCTGGCCGGCGCCAAGGCGATGCTGGTCCGGCTCATCGGCGGCGAGGCCTACTGGAGTTATGGCCTCTCGACCCTGCGCGACCTTTCCCAACGGCAGGGGTTGGCGCTCGCCGTGCTGCCCGCCGACGGGCGCGAGGATCCGGCACTCGATGCCTATTCGACGCTGCCCGTCTCCACCCTGCGCCGGCTTTCGGCCCTGTGCGATGCCGGAGGGGCGGTTGCCGCGCAGGCGGCACTGGCGCAGCTCTCGCTTGCCGCCGGACTCTATGCCGGGCCGGTCGCAGGCGCGAAGACGATGCCGGAGGTCGGGCTATACCTGCCCGGGCGGGGTGTCGTGGCCGCACTGCCGGAGGATCCGCGGCCAGCGGCGGCGGTCACGTTCTACCGCGCCTATCTGACGGCGGCGGATCTCGGTGCGATCGATGCGCTGATCGGGGCTCTGGAGGCGGAAGGCTTTGCCGCTTACGGCCTTTTCGCGCCCTCGCTGAAGGCCCCGAGCGCCGCGCCGCTCGTTTCCGAGCTGCTGGCCGCGCATCCGCCCGCTGTCATCGTCAATGCGACGGCCTTCTCGGCGCAGGGGGCGGAGGGGCGCTCGCCGCTCGACGGGCCGGGGGCGCCGGTATTCCAGGTCGCACTCTCGACCGCGCAGCGGCGTGACTGGGCAGGTTCGGATCGCGGGCTGTCGCCGGCCGACCTCGCCATGCATGTGGTGTTGCCGGAGGTGGACGGACGGCTCTTCGCAGGGGCCGTCAGCTTCAAGGCGGCGACACCGCGCGATGACGCGCTGCAATATTCGCGCTTCGTACATCGGGCCGAGCCCGAGCAGGTGGCCCGCGCCGCCGCCCGGGTAGGGGGCTGGCAGCGGCTGGCCGCCACCCCGGCAGCGGAGCGGGAGCTGGCGTTGATCCTCTCCACCTACCCCGGCCGGGCGCATCAGATGGCCCATGCCGTCGGGCTCGATGCCTTGGCCTCGGCCGAGGCGATCCTCTCCGATCTCGCTGCGGCGGGCTACGTGACTGGCCCCGAGGCCGGGCTGGCAGCGCGGCTGGGGGCCGAGACGCTGGCCTGGCCGCTCGCCGATTACCGCGTCGCGCTTACCACCCTGCCCGAGGCGTTGCGCGAGCAACTCAACGAGGCCTGGGGCGCTCCGGAAGAGGATCCGGCGGTGCGCGACGGCGTCTTCCACTTCGCAGCCTTCGCGCTTGGCCGCATGCTCGTCGCACTGCAACCCGAGCGTGGGCACCGCGCCGGGCGGGAGGCGAGCTACCACGACCTCGCCTCCACACCGCGGCACGCCTATGTCGCTTTCTATCTGTGGCTGCGCGCCCGGCGGCTGGCGGCGCTCGTGCATATCGGCGCTCACGGGACGCTGGAATGGCTGCCGGGCAAGTCGGTCGCGCTCTCGGCCGATTGCTGGCCAGAGGCGCTTACCGGCGCGATGCCTGTAATTTACCCGTTCATCGTCAATGACCCCGGCGAGGCGGCGCAGGCCAAGCGGCGGCTCGGCGCGGTGACCTTGGGCCACCTTCCGCCGCCACTCGTCGGATCCACACTGCCTGAGGGGCTCGCACGGCTGGAGAGCCTGCTCGACGAATATTCCACCGCCGAAGGGCTCGACCCGGCGAGGCGGAGCCGGCTGGTCGCCGCGATTCGAGAGGAAGCGCGCGCGCAGGGGGTTGAGGATGACCTAGCGCTACCGCCCGGCGCCAGTGCAGCGGAGGCGATCACCCGGATCGACCGTTTCGTCTGTGATCTGAAGGAAAGCCGGTTCGGCGAGGGGCTCCACGTCTTCGGGCGCGGCGCCTGCGGGATCGAGGAGCGCACCGGGCTTCTTGCCGCGCTCGACGGCCGCCGGGTAGCGTCAGGGCCCTCCGGCTCTCCTGCACGTGGGCGGTCGGATGTGCTGCCCACCGGGCGCAACCTCTTCGCCGTCGATCCGCGCGCAGTGCCGACGCGGGCCGCCCATGCGCAGGGCGTGAAGCTCGCCGAGGAGCTGATCCGCCGCCATTTGCAGGACCAGGGCGACTGGCCGCGGGGGCTGATCGTAGACCTCTGGGGGTCTGCCACGATGCGGACGGCGGGCGAGGATTTCGCCATGGCGCTGCATCTTGCCGGCCTTGCGCCGGTCTGGGACGAAGGCTCCACTCGCGTCTCGGGATTCGAGGTGATCCCGCCAGCGCTGCTCGGTCGCCCGCGGATCGACGTAACGCTCCGCGTCTCGGGCCTCTTCCGCGACATATTCCCCGGCCTCGCCCAGCTCTTCGAGGCGGGCGCCGCGGCGCTGGCGGATCGCGAGGAGGATCCGGCTGAAAACCCATATGCCGCACTCAGCCCTCGCGTCTTCGGGCCGAAGCCCGGGGCCTATGGCCTCGGCATCGCCGCAGATCCCATCGATTTTAGCGATGCCGCGCGTGCGGCGGCGGGTGAGGCATGGCTGGCAGCTTCCGCCTGGGCGATCGGCGCGGATGGGGCAAGCCGCGAGGCCCGTTCGGCGCTGGAGGCCCGCGTGGGTACCGCCGATGCCTTCGTCCACTCCCAGGATCTGCCGGAGACGGACCTGCTGCTGGCCGAGGATTTTGCTGCCCATGAAGCCGGAATCGCCGCCGCCGCCGCGCGGCTCGGCCGGCCGGCCCCGGCGCTCTACCACCTCGACGCGACCAACCCGGAGGCGCCGCGCGCGAGGGCGCTTTCGGAAGAGATCGCGCGCGTCATGCGGGCCCGCGCCGCCAACCCAGCCTGGGCCGAGGGGATGATGCGCCACGGCTTCCGCGGCGGGGCGGAGATCGCAGCGACGCTCGACCACCTCGCTGCCTTCGCCCATCTTGCCCGCGCCGTCCCGCCGCATCTCTTCGACCTCTATCACGAGGCGACGCTGGGGCGGATCGAGGTGGCTGAGTTCCTAGCCCGGGAAAACCCGGCGGCGCTGGCCCGGATGAACGAGACATTCGCCGCACTCCGTGATGCGGGACTCTGGATCACCCAGCGCAACTCCATCGCCGCGGCGCTGGAGGGTCGGGCATGA
- the bluB gene encoding 5,6-dimethylbenzimidazole synthase, with protein sequence MEAALKGPKTFGTEEAAVLSRLLHWRRDVRHFRRDPVPDEVLRRLRVAVDSAPSVGNARPWRIFRVEDAGLRSAVRVEFARCNGAAASLYSGDQARTYAKLKLAGLEAAPVQFAVFTVTDPDAGHGLGRQTMPETLRQSTAMAIHTLWLAARAENLGLGMVSIVEPKRIEELFEVPEGWEFAAYLCLGWPAFSDDTPLLHRNGWQQNCATDWEIR encoded by the coding sequence ATGGAAGCGGCGCTCAAGGGCCCGAAGACATTCGGCACCGAAGAGGCGGCGGTGCTTTCGCGTCTCCTCCACTGGCGCCGCGACGTTCGCCACTTCCGCCGCGATCCGGTGCCTGATGAGGTGCTGCGGCGGCTGCGCGTGGCGGTCGACAGCGCGCCCTCGGTCGGCAACGCCCGGCCCTGGCGGATCTTCCGGGTGGAGGATGCTGGGCTGCGCTCGGCCGTGCGTGTGGAATTTGCCCGCTGCAACGGAGCGGCAGCTTCGCTCTATTCGGGCGATCAGGCGCGGACCTACGCCAAGCTCAAGCTCGCGGGCCTTGAGGCCGCGCCGGTACAATTCGCCGTCTTCACCGTGACCGATCCGGACGCAGGGCACGGCCTCGGCCGCCAGACCATGCCGGAAACGCTGCGGCAGTCAACCGCGATGGCGATACATACGCTTTGGCTCGCTGCGCGGGCCGAGAACCTCGGGCTCGGCATGGTCTCGATCGTCGAGCCGAAGCGGATAGAGGAGCTGTTCGAGGTACCAGAGGGCTGGGAGTTCGCCGCCTACCTCTGCCTCGGCTGGCCCGCTTTCAGCGACGACACACCGCTTTTGCACCGCAATGGCTGGCAACAGAACTGCGCGACTGACTGGGAGATCCGCTGA
- the cbiB gene encoding adenosylcobinamide-phosphate synthase CbiB, producing MSMAAAMAVALGVDWGLGWPDPLYRRIGHPVTWIGDLIGRLDRDWNTAGARPGRDRLLGVAAALLVIAVTVAFAAIIAALQPGGWAGLVLTGVLAWPLVAARSLDDHVARVAEPLGRGDLPGARRAVAMIVGRDTERLDSAGVARAAIESLAENASDGIVAPLFWGAIFGLPGIAGYKAINTLDSMIGHRTPRHEAFGWAAARIDDVTNLIPARLCGLIFAAVSALPRASCATMWRDAGHHRSPNAGWPEAAMAGGLGIRLSGPRVYGDRLSDEPWVNAGGGDPNSASISAALALYRRALAALAALLLLAAAL from the coding sequence ATGAGCATGGCGGCGGCAATGGCGGTGGCGCTTGGAGTAGATTGGGGGCTCGGCTGGCCCGATCCGCTCTATCGTCGTATCGGCCATCCCGTGACCTGGATCGGTGATTTGATTGGGCGCTTGGATCGGGACTGGAACACGGCAGGCGCGCGGCCGGGGCGGGACCGGCTGTTGGGGGTCGCGGCGGCGCTTCTGGTCATTGCGGTGACCGTCGCCTTCGCCGCTATAATCGCGGCGCTGCAGCCCGGCGGCTGGGCAGGGCTGGTGCTGACGGGCGTTCTCGCATGGCCACTGGTCGCGGCACGCTCGCTCGACGATCACGTGGCGCGCGTGGCCGAGCCGCTCGGCCGGGGCGACCTGCCCGGCGCGCGGCGCGCGGTCGCGATGATCGTGGGGCGGGACACGGAGCGGCTCGACTCGGCAGGCGTCGCCCGAGCGGCGATCGAGAGCTTGGCCGAAAACGCCTCCGACGGGATCGTGGCGCCGCTCTTCTGGGGAGCGATCTTTGGCCTGCCCGGGATCGCTGGGTACAAGGCGATTAATACGCTAGATTCGATGATCGGGCACCGCACACCCCGGCACGAGGCCTTCGGCTGGGCCGCGGCGCGGATCGATGATGTGACGAACCTGATCCCGGCACGGCTTTGCGGGCTGATCTTCGCCGCGGTCTCGGCCCTCCCCCGCGCATCGTGCGCGACGATGTGGCGGGACGCGGGCCACCACCGCTCGCCCAACGCGGGCTGGCCGGAGGCGGCGATGGCGGGGGGACTCGGCATTCGCCTCTCAGGCCCCCGGGTCTACGGGGACCGGCTTTCGGACGAGCCTTGGGTGAACGCTGGCGGCGGCGATCCGAATTCGGCTAGCATTTCGGCGGCTCTTGCGCTTTACCGCCGAGCGCTGGCGGCTCTGGCTGCGCTCCTGCTGCTTGCGGCGGCTCTGTGA
- a CDS encoding DUF1636 family protein — MGTTLHVCITCRAGQEPVEGMPCLGARLLAALQAGDCPEGVTIRPVECLSACNTGAAVALSAPGRWSYIYGRLAPEDAPDILGGAAAYARAPNGLVPWRERPVIFRKQSIARIPPQEPAP; from the coding sequence ATGGGCACGACGCTCCATGTCTGCATCACCTGCCGCGCCGGGCAAGAGCCGGTGGAGGGGATGCCCTGCCTCGGCGCGCGCCTGCTAGCCGCGCTTCAGGCCGGGGACTGCCCCGAGGGCGTCACGATCCGCCCGGTCGAGTGCCTGTCTGCCTGCAATACCGGCGCCGCCGTCGCGCTCTCCGCCCCAGGGCGGTGGAGTTATATCTACGGCCGGCTGGCCCCCGAGGATGCGCCCGACATCCTCGGGGGCGCCGCAGCCTATGCCCGCGCGCCGAACGGCCTCGTACCCTGGCGCGAGCGGCCCGTGATCTTCCGCAAGCAATCCATCGCAAGAATCCCCCCGCAGGAACCCGCGCCATGA
- a CDS encoding cobyric acid synthase has product MPALMIQGCGSNVGKSMLVAGLCRAARRRRLTVAPFKPQNMSNNAAVTADGGEIGRAQALQALASGLEPVTDMNPVLLKPETDLGAQVIVQGRRIGTMRARDYSRRKPELMAPVLESFNRLKAAHDLVLVEGAGSPAEVNLRAGDIANMGFARAADVPVVLAGDIDRGGVIAQVVGTQTVLDAEDAALVVGFLINKFRGDPQLFEAGYRLIEGRTGWRGYGVLPWFPGASRLPAEDALDLGRVAKGGPFRVVCLALSRIANFDDLDPLSAEPAVSVTMLRAGEALPGDTDLVILPGSKSTRGDLTFLRAQGWDIDLAAHRRRGGAVLGICGGFQMLGTRIADPEGIEGPAGESPGLGLLDVETIMGGDKTLTRISARHTATGAEFDGYEIHIGRTRGPDCARPFAEVAGQPEGAVSGDGRVMGSYLHGMFSVDGFRRDFLDRLGAQGSGLDYRAGVEKTLDQLAAHLEAHLDLDGLFALAR; this is encoded by the coding sequence ATGCCGGCGCTGATGATCCAGGGTTGCGGCTCGAATGTGGGCAAGTCGATGCTGGTCGCGGGGCTGTGCCGCGCGGCGCGGCGGCGCAGGCTGACGGTGGCGCCGTTCAAGCCGCAGAATATGTCGAACAACGCAGCCGTGACCGCCGACGGGGGGGAGATCGGCCGCGCCCAGGCGCTTCAGGCGCTTGCCTCGGGGTTGGAGCCGGTGACCGATATGAACCCGGTCCTGCTCAAACCCGAAACCGACCTCGGCGCTCAGGTGATCGTTCAGGGCCGCCGCATCGGCACCATGCGGGCGCGGGACTATTCCCGGCGCAAGCCCGAGCTGATGGCGCCGGTGCTCGAATCCTTCAACCGCCTCAAGGCGGCCCACGATCTCGTACTCGTCGAAGGCGCGGGCAGCCCGGCAGAGGTGAACCTGCGCGCGGGCGACATTGCCAACATGGGCTTCGCGCGCGCCGCCGACGTGCCGGTGGTGCTGGCTGGAGACATCGACCGCGGCGGGGTGATCGCCCAGGTCGTCGGCACCCAGACCGTGCTCGACGCGGAGGATGCGGCGCTTGTCGTGGGCTTTCTGATCAACAAGTTCCGCGGCGATCCCCAGCTCTTCGAGGCTGGGTACCGCCTGATCGAGGGCAGGACCGGCTGGCGCGGCTACGGCGTGCTGCCGTGGTTCCCCGGCGCCTCGCGCCTGCCGGCGGAGGACGCGCTCGACCTCGGGCGCGTCGCCAAAGGCGGACCGTTCCGGGTGGTCTGCCTCGCGCTTTCGCGCATCGCCAATTTCGACGATCTCGACCCGCTCTCTGCCGAGCCAGCCGTCAGCGTCACCATGCTGCGCGCGGGCGAGGCCCTGCCGGGCGACACCGACCTCGTGATCCTGCCAGGCAGCAAATCGACACGCGGCGACCTCACTTTTCTGCGCGCGCAAGGCTGGGACATCGACCTCGCCGCGCATCGCCGTCGGGGTGGCGCGGTGCTTGGCATCTGCGGCGGCTTCCAAATGCTCGGGACGCGGATCGCCGACCCGGAAGGCATCGAGGGGCCAGCGGGCGAGAGCCCAGGCCTAGGTCTTTTGGACGTCGAGACCATCATGGGCGGGGACAAGACGCTGACCCGCATCTCTGCCCGCCACACCGCCACCGGGGCGGAGTTCGATGGCTACGAGATCCACATTGGGCGCACTCGGGGACCCGACTGTGCCCGGCCCTTCGCCGAGGTCGCAGGCCAGCCAGAGGGTGCCGTGTCCGGCGACGGGCGGGTGATGGGGAGTTACCTTCACGGCATGTTCTCGGTCGACGGCTTCCGCCGCGATTTCCTCGACCGGCTCGGTGCGCAGGGTTCCGGCCTCGACTACCGGGCGGGTGTGGAGAAGACGCTCGACCAGCTCGCCGCGCATCTCGAGGCGCATCTCGATCTCGACGGCCTCTTCGCGCTCGCGCGGTGA
- the cobW gene encoding cobalamin biosynthesis protein CobW, whose protein sequence is MNDLAKIPVTVVTGFLGAGKTTLIRHLMANPGGRRLAVLVNEFGSQGVDGEILKSCANESCPVENIVELANGCICCTVADEFLPTMEAILALPKRPDHILIETSGLALPKPLLKAFDWPAIRSRITVDGVIALADAEAVAAGRFAPDPNAVLAQREADDSLDHDTPLGEVFEDQIACADLILLTKADLAGEAGIAVARAAIEAEAPRRIPMVTVRDGKVDPAVILGLNAAAEDDLAARPSHHDGADDHEHNDFDTIVVDLPEQASQEALEVAIEKLAAEQNILRVKGYVALADKPMRLLVQAVGARVRSQFDRPWGSLPRGSQLVVIAERGDVDAARIRTALGA, encoded by the coding sequence ATGAACGACCTCGCCAAGATACCCGTCACCGTCGTCACCGGCTTTCTCGGCGCCGGCAAGACCACGCTGATTCGCCACCTTATGGCCAATCCGGGTGGCCGTCGCCTCGCCGTGCTGGTCAACGAATTCGGCAGCCAGGGGGTGGACGGCGAGATTCTGAAAAGCTGCGCCAATGAGAGCTGCCCAGTGGAGAACATCGTGGAACTCGCAAATGGCTGCATCTGCTGCACCGTCGCCGACGAGTTCCTGCCGACGATGGAGGCGATCCTCGCCCTACCGAAGCGGCCCGACCATATACTGATTGAGACTTCCGGTCTCGCCCTGCCGAAGCCGCTTTTGAAGGCCTTCGACTGGCCCGCCATCCGCTCGCGCATCACCGTGGACGGCGTTATCGCGCTGGCCGACGCCGAGGCCGTGGCCGCCGGCCGCTTCGCGCCGGACCCGAATGCGGTGCTGGCCCAGCGCGAGGCCGACGACAGCCTCGATCACGACACGCCGCTGGGCGAGGTCTTCGAGGACCAGATCGCCTGCGCCGACCTGATCCTGCTGACCAAGGCCGATCTCGCCGGCGAAGCCGGCATCGCCGTCGCCCGCGCCGCGATCGAAGCCGAGGCGCCGCGCCGCATCCCGATGGTCACGGTGCGCGATGGCAAGGTCGACCCGGCCGTCATCCTCGGTCTCAATGCGGCTGCGGAGGACGACCTCGCCGCCCGCCCCTCGCATCACGATGGGGCGGACGATCACGAGCATAACGACTTCGATACGATCGTCGTCGATCTGCCGGAACAGGCAAGCCAGGAGGCGCTGGAGGTCGCGATCGAAAAGCTGGCAGCCGAGCAGAATATCCTGCGCGTGAAAGGCTATGTCGCGCTGGCCGACAAGCCCATGCGGCTTCTGGTTCAAGCGGTAGGTGCGCGGGTGCGCAGCCAGTTCGACCGGCCCTGGGGCAGCCTGCCCCGTGGCTCCCAACTGGTGGTGATCGCGGAGCGCGGCGATGTCGATGCCGCGCGCATCCGAACCGCGCTCGGCGCTTGA
- the cobO gene encoding cob(I)yrinic acid a,c-diamide adenosyltransferase: MGRKPVSEEEHAAKKAKIKAARDRMMAEKIGEKGLIIVHTGPGKGKSSSGFGMILRCIAHGMPCAVVQFIKGAWDTGERRLLTEHFGDLCQFHAMGEGFTWETQNRARDIAAAEAGWEKAKELIRDPSIRMVLLDEINIALRYEYLDIEAVIAFLREEKPEMTHVVLTGRNAAEGLIEAADLVTEMTLVKHPFRAGIKAQAGVEY, encoded by the coding sequence ATGGGCCGCAAACCCGTCAGCGAGGAAGAGCACGCCGCCAAGAAGGCCAAGATCAAGGCCGCGCGCGACCGGATGATGGCGGAGAAGATCGGCGAGAAGGGCCTGATCATCGTCCACACCGGCCCCGGCAAGGGCAAGTCCTCCTCCGGGTTCGGGATGATCCTGCGCTGCATCGCCCATGGCATGCCCTGCGCGGTCGTCCAGTTTATAAAGGGGGCCTGGGACACGGGTGAGCGACGGCTCCTGACCGAGCATTTCGGGGATCTCTGCCAGTTCCACGCCATGGGCGAGGGCTTCACTTGGGAAACCCAGAACCGCGCCCGCGACATCGCTGCCGCCGAGGCCGGCTGGGAAAAGGCCAAGGAGTTGATCCGTGACCCCTCGATCCGTATGGTCCTTCTTGACGAGATCAACATCGCGCTGCGCTACGAATACCTCGACATCGAGGCCGTGATCGCCTTCCTGCGCGAGGAGAAGCCCGAGATGACCCATGTCGTCCTCACCGGCCGTAACGCCGCCGAGGGGCTGATCGAGGCTGCCGACCTTGTGACCGAGATGACGCTGGTCAAGCACCCGTTCCGCGCCGGAATCAAGGCGCAGGCGGGGGTGGAGTACTGA